In the genome of Candidatus Bathyarchaeota archaeon, one region contains:
- a CDS encoding ABC transporter ATP-binding protein: MEYAIETFDLVKTFVTKEGGRRREVRAVDHVDLKIRRGEFFGLLGPNGAGKTTLIKILCTIILPDSGTAKVNGYDILRESYQARCSFGWFHGETGGRSLYWRLNAEDNLRFYAYLQNVPRDVAERRIDALLEFFGLSEDRKKLVKEYSTGMKVRVMLARALLHNPPILFMDEPTIGLDTISAVETRKLLRALNEDLGKTIVFTSHNMFEVEQLCERVAIMRSGRIIADSSPEELREMLRDVKAVEVELRGDSDIARARDEIGKIPVVKKVLETRGNAHTTVIRLQVEDEYDAIPEIADRLRALGIKASAIRQAEPTFEDIFIKLAGQRE, from the coding sequence TTGGAGTACGCGATTGAGACGTTTGACTTGGTTAAGACTTTCGTTACGAAGGAGGGTGGTAGGAGGAGAGAGGTCAGGGCAGTTGACCATGTAGATTTGAAGATCCGCAGAGGAGAGTTCTTTGGACTTCTAGGACCGAATGGTGCTGGAAAGACAACTCTAATAAAGATTTTATGCACCATAATCCTGCCTGACAGCGGGACGGCGAAGGTTAACGGTTACGACATACTTAGGGAGTCTTATCAGGCTAGATGCAGCTTCGGATGGTTCCATGGTGAAACGGGCGGCCGCAGTCTCTATTGGAGGCTTAACGCCGAAGACAATCTGAGATTTTATGCTTACCTGCAGAATGTGCCACGCGACGTCGCGGAGAGGAGGATCGACGCGCTCCTCGAATTCTTCGGCCTCTCAGAGGACAGGAAGAAGCTCGTTAAAGAGTATTCGACTGGGATGAAGGTCCGCGTCATGCTTGCAAGGGCATTACTGCATAATCCTCCGATCCTCTTCATGGATGAGCCGACGATCGGCCTTGACACGATAAGCGCCGTTGAGACTAGGAAACTCCTCAGAGCATTGAATGAGGATCTTGGGAAGACCATCGTCTTCACAAGCCATAACATGTTCGAGGTTGAGCAGCTATGCGAGAGGGTTGCGATAATGAGGAGCGGAAGGATAATCGCCGATTCATCGCCTGAGGAGTTGAGGGAGATGCTCAGGGATGTGAAAGCGGTTGAGGTTGAGTTAAGGGGAGACTCAGACATTGCCAGAGCAAGGGATGAGATCGGCAAGATCCCAGTCGTCAAGAAGGTGCTGGAGACACGTGGTAACGCACATACAACAGTGATCAGGCTCCAGGTTGAGGACGAGTATGACGCGATACCGGAAATTGCCGATAGGCTTCGTGCACTCGGCATAAAAGCTTCGGCCATACGTCAGGCCGAACCAACATTTGAAGACATCTTCATCAAGCTCGCGGGGCAGAGAGAATGA
- a CDS encoding ABC transporter permease, which produces MKIEDLIDLFRGETRRSRSEAIHIWAVFWANFKIFLSYRTWVVTETLSTVASIVMYSFMGLQVDAARIVEAGYGPVSWLSFAIVGVATANYLWMCTSRISHSLQHEVSEGTLEPIVSSQINMRSYIIGQSLRGFIVSSYFMLGVLLIGLLLLRVPLIINPWTLISFVLILLMMIVSYAGIGIMAAGLILVYKKGDPLTFLIASLTEFLGGVLFPLKYLEPYPILNMMAWAMPYTYALDAARWVLLTGADLTSAPVLYDVAILAAYTLIFLPIGMRVFKWGCDRIRREGTVATY; this is translated from the coding sequence ATGAAGATTGAAGATCTAATCGATTTGTTTAGGGGTGAGACTCGGCGGAGCCGCTCAGAGGCCATCCACATATGGGCTGTATTCTGGGCTAACTTCAAGATCTTCCTCTCATATCGGACGTGGGTTGTCACCGAGACGCTCAGCACAGTCGCCTCCATCGTTATGTACTCTTTCATGGGCCTCCAAGTTGACGCCGCAAGGATCGTTGAGGCCGGATACGGCCCTGTCAGCTGGCTCTCATTCGCCATCGTCGGCGTCGCGACAGCCAACTACCTCTGGATGTGTACAAGCAGGATAAGCCACTCTCTCCAGCATGAGGTGAGCGAGGGAACACTTGAGCCCATAGTCTCCTCACAGATCAACATGAGATCCTACATTATTGGGCAGTCATTACGGGGCTTCATTGTGAGCAGCTACTTTATGCTGGGGGTTCTACTTATAGGCCTCCTACTACTCAGAGTACCACTCATAATCAACCCATGGACACTCATATCTTTCGTTCTCATCCTACTCATGATGATAGTTAGCTATGCGGGGATAGGCATAATGGCGGCTGGATTAATACTCGTCTACAAGAAGGGTGACCCACTCACATTCCTAATCGCAAGCCTAACAGAGTTCCTGGGCGGCGTCCTCTTCCCGCTTAAGTATCTTGAGCCATACCCAATACTAAACATGATGGCATGGGCCATGCCCTACACATACGCATTAGACGCGGCGAGATGGGTTCTGTTGACAGGCGCTGACCTAACTTCCGCGCCCGTTCTTTACGATGTTGCCATCCTAGCCGCCTATACGCTCATATTCCTACCAATCGGAATGAGGGTGTTCAAGTGGGGATGCGACAGAATAAGGCGTGAGGGTACAGTTGCAACCTATTAG
- a CDS encoding ABC transporter permease yields METEKIIRLFSEPVPRKKTPLLSLIASFIARDFKIWWTYKFWLTLDISGIILFVATYYLFSLITSPQQIIEAGYTRGGYFTFALIGISFQQYVFFAVQSINMSVREEQMNGTLETVLSSATDFKSFLLGETCFYFIVSSIFLFISLLLGAFLGAEFHLTPSTILSTLILSTLLIASHMAIGILSSGIIMKTKQGNPITWAFSWMTQLVSGVFYPLRLLPWYLEWIGRVFPLTYSLDGLRLCLQSGQDLTSPSVFNNLVNLIIFTVVATPIAINVFKIGYDAARREGSLGEY; encoded by the coding sequence ATGGAGACCGAGAAGATCATAAGGCTGTTTTCGGAACCTGTCCCTAGAAAGAAGACCCCGCTACTAAGCCTCATAGCCTCATTCATCGCTAGAGACTTCAAGATATGGTGGACATACAAGTTCTGGTTGACACTCGACATATCTGGGATAATCCTCTTCGTAGCAACATACTACCTCTTCTCGCTGATCACATCTCCGCAGCAGATAATCGAGGCCGGATATACAAGGGGCGGCTACTTCACCTTCGCATTGATCGGCATAAGTTTCCAACAGTACGTCTTCTTCGCAGTCCAAAGCATAAATATGAGTGTGAGAGAGGAGCAGATGAACGGCACGTTAGAGACGGTCCTCTCATCCGCGACAGACTTCAAGAGCTTCCTACTAGGTGAGACATGCTTCTACTTCATAGTCTCATCAATATTCCTTTTCATCTCACTATTATTGGGCGCATTTCTCGGCGCTGAATTCCATCTGACACCATCAACCATCCTCTCAACACTAATCCTATCAACCCTCCTAATAGCCAGCCACATGGCAATCGGCATACTAAGCTCAGGCATAATAATGAAGACTAAGCAGGGCAACCCTATAACTTGGGCCTTCTCCTGGATGACGCAGCTCGTCTCCGGCGTTTTTTATCCGCTTAGGCTTCTTCCATGGTACCTCGAATGGATCGGGAGAGTTTTCCCACTAACATATTCCCTCGACGGACTCAGGCTCTGCCTACAAAGTGGCCAAGACTTAACTTCGCCATCAGTCTTCAACAACCTCGTCAACCTCATAATATTCACGGTTGTAGCAACGCCGATCGCTATCAACGTCTTCAAGATAGGTTATGACGCGGCGAGGAGGGAAGGCTCACTCGGAGAATATTGA
- a CDS encoding coenzyme F420-0:L-glutamate ligase → MMAHRFVGRAIETGYWMPGDNYLELILGAIRDFVEDGDILVVSEKALSVAKGRIVDESLVSPSFLARFIAHFWMRVVWGCFLGAVCRLKPINVRRLREYPVREGSAHKQVALWYAGFLDSLLWGSEGGIDASNLPYSYVSLPLEYPEETAQEIHSFLRRTLSKHVAVMIVDTDKTYSFGRFHFTHRRKPMKGIRTFFGVFAYIIGRALNLKSRSTPLAVAGLLMDAELALELAEAAHRLRGSGLGRTVWDMAESLGVDLTGVTWEMLKSFRHKPIVVFRHCKEK, encoded by the coding sequence ATGATGGCTCATAGGTTTGTTGGAAGGGCTATTGAGACAGGTTATTGGATGCCGGGTGACAATTATCTAGAGTTGATTCTCGGGGCTATACGAGATTTTGTAGAGGATGGCGACATTCTCGTGGTCTCGGAGAAGGCTTTATCCGTCGCCAAGGGTAGAATAGTGGACGAGAGCCTTGTAAGTCCCAGTTTCTTAGCTAGGTTTATCGCTCATTTCTGGATGAGGGTTGTGTGGGGCTGCTTTCTGGGCGCTGTCTGCAGGCTGAAGCCGATAAATGTGCGCCGTTTAAGAGAATACCCGGTTAGGGAGGGATCCGCCCATAAGCAGGTTGCACTTTGGTATGCTGGCTTTCTTGACTCTTTGCTTTGGGGTTCGGAGGGCGGGATAGACGCAAGCAATCTGCCCTACTCATATGTTAGTCTGCCGCTTGAATATCCTGAGGAGACGGCTCAAGAGATTCACAGTTTCTTGCGGCGTACTCTATCAAAGCATGTTGCCGTGATGATTGTTGACACGGATAAGACGTATTCTTTTGGGCGCTTCCATTTTACGCATCGAAGAAAACCGATGAAAGGCATCAGAACCTTCTTCGGCGTGTTCGCCTACATTATTGGAAGAGCACTGAACCTTAAGAGTAGGTCAACGCCGCTTGCTGTGGCAGGCCTTCTGATGGATGCTGAGTTGGCGCTCGAATTGGCCGAGGCGGCTCATAGGCTTCGCGGCTCTGGGTTAGGTCGGACGGTCTGGGATATGGCTGAGTCTCTCGGCGTAGATCTTACGGGTGTGACCTGGGAGATGCTGAAAAGTTTCAGGCACAAGCCTATAGTGGTTTTTCGCCATTGTAAGGAAAAGTAG
- a CDS encoding MBL fold metallo-hydrolase: MGNATITFYGGVNEVGGNKILISDGDTQILLDFGMSFTLRNQYYSPPFLSPKSGAELIAFGILPKISGAYEFEDSERSIDAVFISHSHMDHSAYISFLKRSIPIYSGETTLKILEAYGKASFSDLEFNLSGLEFHTFRTGDKIGLGSMEVRPVHVDHSVPGSYGFIIHNSSGTIVYTGDLRRHGPRPDLTDDFVNQSVTDKPDILICENTNMTNVEISSEREVMEKISEIVKSTRGLVLANFACSDMDRLRSFYMAAAQNGRELVVTPRQAYLLNSLQKDPHLDIPKIKDLLILRRGKRKFLQWEEEIMNLGETVDAKFISKRQDKIILASSFYDLGELTEIKPAPGSSYILSASEPFNEEMELDFNRLLNWLDHYGLPQYHVHVSGHIVPLHLRETLKMIKPKRIFPIHGTRPELFQKFVRDLKGRVICPKRGKTYRIK, translated from the coding sequence ATGGGAAATGCGACAATAACGTTCTATGGCGGAGTCAACGAGGTTGGAGGAAATAAGATCTTAATAAGCGATGGGGACACTCAAATTCTTTTAGACTTCGGAATGTCTTTCACATTGAGAAACCAGTACTATTCACCCCCGTTCCTATCACCAAAGAGCGGGGCGGAACTCATCGCATTCGGAATCCTCCCGAAAATTTCCGGCGCATACGAGTTTGAAGATTCAGAACGAAGTATAGACGCCGTCTTCATCTCACACTCTCACATGGATCACTCCGCATACATCTCCTTCCTTAAAAGGAGCATTCCAATCTACTCTGGAGAAACTACCCTGAAAATTCTTGAGGCATACGGTAAAGCTAGCTTTTCAGATCTTGAATTCAACCTTTCAGGCTTGGAGTTTCACACCTTCAGAACAGGTGACAAGATAGGGCTGGGCTCAATGGAGGTTAGACCAGTACACGTGGACCACTCCGTACCCGGCTCCTATGGCTTCATTATTCATAATTCCTCAGGAACCATTGTATACACAGGGGACTTAAGAAGGCACGGTCCCAGACCTGACCTGACAGATGATTTCGTAAACCAATCTGTAACGGATAAGCCGGACATACTCATCTGCGAGAACACCAACATGACGAATGTTGAAATCTCATCAGAGCGTGAGGTTATGGAGAAGATTTCAGAGATCGTCAAGTCTACAAGGGGGCTTGTCCTAGCTAACTTTGCATGCTCCGACATGGACAGGTTAAGATCATTCTACATGGCCGCTGCCCAGAACGGCAGAGAGCTGGTGGTAACCCCTAGGCAGGCTTATCTCCTGAATTCGCTACAGAAGGATCCCCACCTTGACATACCGAAGATCAAGGACCTCCTCATATTAAGGAGGGGTAAGAGAAAATTTTTGCAGTGGGAAGAAGAAATCATGAACCTCGGAGAGACTGTTGACGCTAAATTCATCTCTAAAAGGCAAGACAAAATAATTCTGGCCTCATCATTCTATGATCTAGGAGAACTGACCGAGATAAAACCGGCGCCCGGAAGTAGCTATATTCTCTCCGCATCCGAGCCCTTCAACGAGGAGATGGAACTTGACTTTAACAGGCTCTTAAACTGGCTTGACCACTATGGTCTACCACAATACCATGTTCATGTTTCAGGTCACATTGTACCCTTACATCTCAGAGAAACCCTTAAGATGATAAAACCGAAAAGAATCTTTCCAATCCATGGAACCCGCCCAGAGCTTTTCCAGAAGTTTGTAAGAGACCTAAAAGGTAGAGTCATATGCCCCAAAAGAGGAAAGACGTATAGGATTAAATAA
- a CDS encoding DUF362 domain-containing protein, translating into MFGRPGRQREVNLILRENRATSLPASDIYVVQGTNGNYEGVTKLIQIMGSHGLLFYKSEEEGLTKGPSGLISKDDVIIIKVNSQWDERGGTNTDLLRALIKSIIEHPDGFIGEIIVADNGQAQYGSAPGGGGSFNYALNNAENTSQSVQEVVNYFAGSHKVSTYLWDTITTKLVKEYFEGDMEDGYIVNTTRDPETGIMVSYPKFRTKFGTYVSFKLGIWDPNKRAYDSERLKVINMPVLKSHSIYGVTACVKHYMGVVSDKLTSQFGQRAHNTVGTGGMGTQMVETRFPTLNILDAIWVNAIPGNGPRTRYSDATKANVIAASIDPVALDYWASKYILLQIARINGYSRTSSLDPDYAAPGSFGNWLRLSMQEITRSGYQATVDETRMNVYLAKV; encoded by the coding sequence ATGTTTGGCAGACCAGGAAGACAGAGAGAAGTGAACCTGATTCTAAGAGAAAATAGGGCTACATCTCTGCCAGCATCCGACATATACGTTGTCCAAGGTACAAACGGAAACTATGAGGGAGTAACAAAGCTTATCCAGATCATGGGTTCTCACGGGCTACTCTTCTATAAATCAGAGGAGGAAGGATTGACGAAGGGCCCTTCTGGGCTAATCAGCAAAGACGACGTAATAATCATTAAAGTCAACAGCCAATGGGACGAACGTGGTGGGACGAACACAGATCTCTTGAGGGCTTTAATCAAATCCATAATAGAGCACCCCGACGGCTTCATAGGCGAGATAATAGTTGCCGATAATGGTCAAGCTCAGTATGGTTCAGCGCCGGGTGGGGGAGGAAGCTTCAACTATGCATTGAACAATGCCGAGAACACTTCGCAATCGGTACAAGAAGTAGTCAACTACTTTGCTGGCTCGCATAAAGTCTCAACCTACCTCTGGGACACTATCACCACGAAGCTCGTAAAGGAGTACTTTGAAGGAGACATGGAAGATGGCTATATCGTCAACACAACACGAGACCCTGAGACCGGGATAATGGTTTCATACCCCAAGTTCAGAACGAAGTTCGGCACATATGTAAGCTTCAAGCTTGGAATATGGGATCCGAACAAGAGAGCCTATGACAGCGAACGGTTAAAGGTGATTAACATGCCCGTTCTGAAGTCCCACAGCATATACGGGGTGACAGCATGCGTCAAACATTACATGGGAGTCGTGTCGGATAAGCTAACATCACAGTTTGGACAAAGAGCCCACAATACCGTTGGGACAGGTGGAATGGGAACCCAGATGGTTGAAACAAGATTCCCAACCCTAAATATTCTCGACGCGATATGGGTGAACGCGATCCCTGGAAATGGTCCACGCACAAGATACTCAGACGCGACGAAGGCAAATGTGATCGCGGCCAGCATCGACCCCGTTGCCCTAGATTACTGGGCCTCAAAATATATTCTTCTCCAGATAGCCCGCATCAACGGGTATAGCCGGACCAGCTCTTTGGACCCCGACTATGCCGCTCCAGGATCATTCGGCAACTGGCTCAGACTATCAATGCAGGAGATCACAAGGAGCGGATACCAAGCAACAGTCGATGAGACCCGTATGAACGTATATTTAGCGAAAGTCTAG
- a CDS encoding tRNA (adenine-N1)-methyltransferase codes for MAELIREGDNVLLFLDNRRSYLIKVGREKDLHTHKGIIHVDQLIGVEYGTRIKSSLNVEFAALKPSVRDYIFKASRKTQIMYPKDIAMVILYGNIQPGSIVVEAGAGTGALTTALAHYVKPTGRVFSYEIRQEFLEIASKNLERAGVREYVELKLQDVTQGIDERGVDAVILDLATPWLVVPHAYNALKGSGSFISFSPTIDQTVKTVEALRAEEFAAVETVECFIRRIQAEPGKTRPETLMTGHTGYITFARKTFK; via the coding sequence TTGGCTGAGCTTATTCGTGAGGGAGACAATGTCCTCCTATTCCTAGACAACAGGAGAAGTTATCTGATCAAGGTTGGGAGAGAAAAAGACCTTCATACCCATAAGGGCATTATACATGTCGATCAGCTGATAGGCGTAGAGTATGGCACTCGAATAAAGAGTAGCCTTAACGTTGAGTTCGCCGCTCTCAAGCCAAGCGTACGCGATTACATCTTTAAGGCCTCGAGAAAGACGCAGATAATGTACCCGAAAGACATCGCGATGGTCATTCTCTACGGCAACATCCAGCCGGGAAGCATTGTTGTCGAGGCGGGAGCCGGAACTGGAGCCCTAACCACGGCTCTAGCACACTACGTTAAGCCCACTGGAAGGGTGTTCAGCTACGAGATTAGACAGGAATTCCTCGAAATTGCGTCAAAAAATCTTGAGAGAGCTGGAGTCAGAGAGTATGTTGAACTGAAACTTCAAGATGTCACTCAGGGAATCGATGAGCGGGGAGTAGACGCGGTTATCCTTGACCTAGCGACCCCTTGGCTAGTAGTCCCGCATGCCTATAATGCTCTAAAGGGAAGCGGGTCATTCATCTCATTCAGCCCCACCATAGACCAGACTGTGAAAACCGTTGAAGCACTTAGGGCCGAGGAATTCGCAGCGGTTGAGACGGTAGAATGCTTCATTAGAAGGATCCAAGCGGAGCCTGGTAAGACTAGGCCGGAGACGCTGATGACCGGCCACACAGGTTACATAACTTTTGCAAGGAAGACTTTTAAGTGA
- a CDS encoding signal peptidase I — protein sequence MEEANESALMRELKNLWGKSLFRTIIYFILIIFAVYAFQAILTYALNTPYPLQTPISGSMEPTLKVGDLLIVKGVNAEDIVAAPKPTGDIIVFKKPGSPEELVVHRAVQKYMVGGKWYFRTQGDNNPYMDPWVVSEDQIVGKVIFSIPYLGYVKIYLGTPLGMIINIILIILLLILENMTLSKRMKEESEDDNQV from the coding sequence TTGGAGGAAGCCAACGAAAGTGCACTGATGAGGGAGTTAAAGAATCTATGGGGCAAGAGCCTCTTCAGAACAATCATATACTTTATCCTAATCATATTTGCCGTATACGCATTCCAAGCGATCCTCACATATGCATTGAACACCCCATATCCCCTCCAAACACCGATTTCCGGAAGCATGGAACCAACATTAAAGGTTGGCGATCTCCTAATTGTTAAGGGAGTAAATGCAGAGGATATTGTCGCAGCACCTAAGCCGACTGGCGACATAATAGTCTTTAAGAAGCCAGGGAGCCCAGAGGAACTAGTAGTCCATAGAGCCGTCCAAAAATACATGGTTGGGGGGAAATGGTATTTCAGAACACAAGGCGACAACAACCCCTACATGGATCCATGGGTCGTCTCCGAGGACCAGATTGTGGGTAAGGTGATATTCTCGATTCCATATCTGGGCTATGTGAAGATCTATCTTGGAACACCTCTCGGAATGATCATAAACATCATCCTCATAATCCTCCTCTTAATCCTAGAGAACATGACATTATCAAAGAGGATGAAGGAAGAATCGGAAGACGATAACCAAGTATAA
- a CDS encoding TATA-box-binding protein — protein sequence MPKVQAKVKIENVVASATLNQKIDLKAVVKSYPGVEYRPEQFPGLVFRLKRPKTATLIFNSGKMVCTGAKSEREARGAVLKVIRELKRSGIVIIGKPDLKIQNIVASANLSGMIDLEKAAFTLGKTMYEPEQFPGLIYRMDEPKVVILLFASGKLVCTGAKKEEDVYRAVEKLHNRLETEELIYYE from the coding sequence ATGCCGAAAGTTCAAGCAAAAGTTAAGATTGAGAACGTTGTCGCATCCGCAACCCTTAACCAGAAGATTGACCTGAAAGCGGTGGTTAAGAGTTATCCAGGCGTTGAGTATCGGCCTGAGCAGTTTCCGGGACTCGTATTCAGACTGAAAAGACCTAAAACCGCCACGTTAATCTTCAATTCTGGAAAGATGGTCTGTACCGGGGCGAAGTCTGAAAGAGAGGCGCGTGGAGCGGTCCTAAAGGTTATTCGTGAACTAAAGAGAAGCGGTATAGTCATTATTGGAAAGCCTGATCTGAAGATACAGAATATCGTAGCCTCCGCCAATTTGAGCGGAATGATCGATCTTGAGAAGGCCGCGTTCACGCTTGGGAAGACGATGTATGAGCCTGAACAGTTCCCCGGCCTGATCTACCGCATGGACGAGCCGAAAGTTGTGATACTGCTTTTTGCCAGCGGAAAACTAGTTTGTACAGGAGCCAAGAAGGAGGAGGACGTCTACAGAGCCGTTGAGAAACTGCATAATAGGCTTGAGACTGAAGAACTAATATACTACGAATAG
- the thiL gene encoding thiamine-phosphate kinase has protein sequence MGSLVDIGEKNAIRIVLECLEWMPDMPIPFGDDVSAFRLEGKILAVLKTDMLVGKTDVPPGMSLCQAARKAVVMNISDFAAKGVKPRILVAALGLPGSLSERDIREIGRGLDMGAREYGAYVVGGDTNEASDLIISCALMGVCHEDKLVTRSGARAGDILAVTGYFGNAAAGLRILLNGLHVNENLEKPLLDAVLMPRARLKEGLALAEAGVLTASIDSSDGLVWSLFELSEASKVGFVIEDVPVALEAREFAETCGLNPLELALYGGEEYELVLTIKPEAWETAEMIARDLGTSLMRIGRVIEKPEILLKCGERMESLERRGWEHFRSSHNACVR, from the coding sequence ATGGGGTCTCTTGTAGACATAGGCGAGAAGAATGCTATAAGAATCGTTCTTGAATGTTTGGAGTGGATGCCAGATATGCCTATTCCTTTCGGGGATGATGTCTCCGCGTTTCGGCTTGAGGGTAAGATTTTGGCGGTTTTGAAGACGGATATGCTTGTTGGGAAGACGGATGTCCCCCCAGGCATGAGCCTATGCCAGGCGGCGAGAAAGGCCGTTGTCATGAACATCAGCGACTTCGCGGCGAAGGGCGTTAAACCTAGGATCCTAGTGGCAGCGTTGGGGTTGCCGGGCAGTCTTTCGGAGCGGGATATTCGGGAAATCGGTAGGGGGTTGGATATGGGTGCCCGTGAATACGGCGCGTATGTCGTGGGCGGAGATACAAACGAAGCGTCTGACCTAATAATAAGTTGTGCGCTCATGGGAGTTTGCCATGAGGATAAGCTGGTTACACGTAGCGGAGCAAGAGCTGGGGATATTCTCGCTGTTACCGGATATTTTGGAAACGCGGCTGCTGGTTTGAGAATTCTACTTAACGGTTTACATGTGAATGAGAATCTAGAGAAGCCGCTTCTAGATGCGGTTCTCATGCCTAGGGCTAGGCTTAAGGAGGGGCTTGCGTTAGCTGAGGCCGGGGTGCTGACGGCCTCTATTGATTCAAGCGACGGTCTGGTTTGGAGCCTTTTTGAGTTGTCAGAGGCTAGCAAAGTTGGGTTCGTAATTGAGGATGTTCCTGTGGCTCTTGAGGCAAGAGAATTCGCTGAGACCTGCGGGCTTAACCCATTGGAGCTCGCGCTTTACGGCGGAGAGGAGTACGAGCTTGTGCTCACTATAAAACCCGAAGCATGGGAGACCGCTGAGATGATCGCAAGAGATCTTGGCACTTCTCTAATGAGGATAGGAAGGGTAATAGAGAAACCTGAGATCTTGTTAAAGTGTGGTGAAAGAATGGAATCTCTTGAGAGAAGGGGGTGGGAGCACTTCAGATCTTCCCATAATGCATGTGTTAGATGA
- a CDS encoding MFS transporter produces MIFTPEEDDGGDQGLRPLYIRSILNSLGTGAIQPFLGPYAVMLGASSSDMGWYQSLTNLSTHVMQVFWGEMSDRLRRRIPFIFFGTLMTTVAWIPMIFANSVQQLIILIAIQYLLGSAATPAWTALIGDLVPPARLGRAAASISLWSSIGGLIATLFSGIIMVHVGGSIQNEFLIPFLIAIICGFASSIAMLQVKEKEDNIRTRIHNRGLFEDMLNIIIQAERNRDFFKYCMVNVVFAFFMSIAWPLFSITLIRVLNATMLEVSLLSVVQGIAIIIFQKWAGKLTDTLGRRPLLVAFRTGLFLVPLAYAFAPNVYCLIIFNFYLGLITSLGQASATAYILDISPEEYRGGFVAFFNLLYGIACFTGSLLGGYLSDVAVSIYGLVVGLQIVYIISSCGRFFGGLLFLSLNESLRK; encoded by the coding sequence GTGATATTTACGCCTGAGGAGGATGACGGCGGAGATCAAGGGTTAAGGCCCCTATATATTCGTTCAATTTTAAATTCGCTTGGAACTGGCGCTATACAGCCTTTTCTTGGACCCTACGCCGTTATGCTAGGGGCTTCAAGCTCCGACATGGGCTGGTATCAATCGCTCACAAACCTCTCCACTCATGTCATGCAGGTTTTCTGGGGAGAGATGAGCGACAGGCTTCGAAGACGTATCCCCTTCATTTTCTTCGGAACCCTGATGACTACAGTCGCATGGATCCCAATGATCTTCGCGAATTCCGTCCAACAATTGATAATATTGATCGCAATTCAATATTTACTGGGATCCGCAGCCACGCCAGCCTGGACAGCTCTTATAGGCGATCTTGTCCCTCCAGCTAGGCTGGGAAGAGCCGCAGCGTCGATTAGTCTCTGGTCATCAATCGGCGGTCTAATAGCAACATTGTTCTCAGGAATAATAATGGTGCATGTTGGCGGCTCCATACAGAATGAGTTCCTCATTCCATTCTTGATAGCAATTATATGTGGCTTCGCATCATCAATCGCGATGCTACAGGTCAAAGAAAAGGAGGATAACATTAGGACCCGCATTCATAATCGAGGCTTATTCGAGGACATGCTTAACATAATCATTCAGGCTGAGAGGAACAGAGACTTCTTCAAATACTGCATGGTGAACGTGGTATTCGCCTTCTTCATGTCTATCGCTTGGCCATTATTCTCCATAACGCTCATCAGAGTTTTGAATGCTACCATGCTGGAGGTTTCTTTGCTCTCAGTTGTACAGGGGATTGCAATCATAATCTTCCAGAAATGGGCTGGAAAATTGACTGACACACTGGGCAGGAGACCTTTACTAGTAGCCTTTCGAACAGGGTTATTTCTAGTCCCATTGGCATATGCCTTCGCTCCGAACGTCTACTGCCTCATAATATTCAACTTTTACCTTGGACTAATAACTTCTCTTGGGCAAGCATCGGCAACCGCCTACATACTCGATATTTCGCCTGAGGAATATCGAGGAGGCTTCGTCGCATTCTTCAACCTCCTTTACGGAATAGCATGCTTCACGGGATCGCTTCTTGGAGGTTATCTTTCGGATGTCGCAGTGAGCATATATGGTTTAGTAGTAGGTTTGCAGATAGTCTACATAATATCCTCTTGTGGACGTTTCTTCGGCGGGCTGCTATTTTTGTCGTTAAATGAATCTTTAAGAAAGTGA